A window from Nitrosopumilus adriaticus encodes these proteins:
- a CDS encoding DNA primase small subunit domain-containing protein: MQEADIKFLEESFKKYYFEHFDLIRVPERTSEREFGFQKFNSGMTRHIQIKDDKELHLLFMQNVPSDVYCSNAYYSFPNLPMNEKDWKEADLIFDIDAKDLNLMCRANHTVSICNECNEISKDSKQCRKCNSTKLEKKSLPCKNCIDQSKIQVEKLSEILNEDFAIDKENIQVYFSGNEGFHVYVYNSQFQEIGSRERSELTDYISLRGAIPETFGMRKFKQDRAAFPDFNEKGWRGRFSKYIFGSKSKRSKIVTELLTNGYSSFQKTLDDVSENIGVKIDPNVTMDIHRIFRLPGSINSKSGLTKIHCKDIVKFDPYTEASFLSDDMIEVLANSPIEFQLKNKKFGPYNNEKVAVPTFAAVYMICKKLAKIA, encoded by the coding sequence ATGCAAGAAGCTGATATAAAATTTCTAGAAGAATCATTCAAAAAATATTATTTTGAGCATTTTGATCTAATTCGAGTCCCTGAACGAACATCAGAAAGAGAATTCGGTTTCCAGAAATTCAACTCAGGAATGACTAGACATATACAAATCAAAGATGATAAGGAATTACATTTATTATTTATGCAAAATGTCCCCTCTGATGTTTATTGCTCAAATGCTTACTATTCATTTCCTAATCTACCCATGAATGAAAAAGACTGGAAAGAGGCAGATCTTATTTTTGATATCGATGCCAAAGATCTCAATTTGATGTGTAGAGCAAATCATACAGTATCAATTTGTAATGAATGCAATGAAATTTCAAAGGATTCAAAACAATGCAGAAAATGTAATTCAACAAAATTAGAAAAAAAATCATTACCGTGTAAAAATTGTATTGATCAATCAAAAATCCAAGTAGAAAAGTTATCTGAAATTCTAAATGAGGATTTTGCAATAGATAAAGAAAATATTCAAGTATATTTTTCAGGGAACGAAGGATTTCATGTTTATGTATATAATTCACAATTTCAAGAAATTGGTTCTAGAGAGAGATCAGAATTGACAGATTATATCTCACTACGTGGTGCCATCCCTGAAACATTTGGAATGAGGAAATTCAAACAAGATCGTGCAGCTTTTCCTGATTTTAATGAAAAAGGATGGAGAGGAAGGTTCTCTAAATATATTTTTGGTTCAAAATCAAAGCGCTCAAAAATAGTTACAGAACTTCTTACAAATGGTTATTCTTCTTTCCAAAAAACTTTAGATGATGTATCAGAAAATATTGGAGTAAAAATTGATCCAAATGTAACTATGGATATTCATAGAATCTTTAGATTACCAGGATCCATTAACAGCAAAAGTGGTCTTACGAAAATTCACTGTAAAGATATAGTAAAGTTTGATCCATACACTGAAGCATCATTTCTTAGTGACGATATGATAGAAGTTTTAGCCAATTCCCCAATTGAATTTCAATTAAAAAACAAAAAATTTGGGCCATATAACAATGAAAAAGTAGCAGTTCCGACATTTGCAGCAGTCTATATGATTTGCAAAAAACTGGCAAAAATTGCTTAA
- a CDS encoding DNA primase codes for MIALGQDEIAKYPFLADAGQYLKDQGFSLEQFGTDPDLKQLIDKAYDRILVAADGKIYKSDLIGDHVSKEAALPREVFSFLLAIVLLKLCGMHTLIKRFALAEARRAEKYLERDLSNISDDSKKELAIKVIDDLFSVQIEKQDDYFVIPASDYLKHSINFHEREWKLINRHVENGLVFLTPHETVRLIRKELGTYINSKIINAKTPTMIPGFEDSVNKLSMLSKKFATFTVTTGEYPPCIKHAIDVLEKGENLPHSGRFMLATFLLSKGQTVQQIAPLFKNAPDYNPRVTLYQLNHLAGTSGSGTQYSCPSCEKLKTQSLCFATSECDNIINPLQFGKKRK; via the coding sequence ATGATTGCATTAGGGCAGGATGAAATTGCAAAATATCCATTTTTGGCAGATGCTGGTCAATATCTCAAAGATCAAGGATTCTCGCTTGAACAATTTGGAACAGATCCTGATCTAAAGCAGCTAATCGATAAAGCATATGATAGAATATTAGTTGCAGCTGATGGGAAAATCTACAAATCTGATCTAATAGGAGATCATGTGTCAAAAGAAGCAGCACTTCCAAGGGAGGTATTCTCATTTCTTCTAGCAATAGTGCTGCTAAAACTATGTGGTATGCATACTCTGATCAAGAGATTTGCACTAGCAGAGGCTAGACGTGCAGAAAAGTATCTGGAACGAGATCTATCAAACATTTCAGATGATTCAAAAAAAGAACTAGCAATCAAAGTAATTGATGATCTCTTTTCAGTTCAGATTGAAAAACAGGATGATTACTTTGTAATTCCGGCATCAGATTATCTCAAACACTCTATAAATTTTCATGAAAGAGAATGGAAGTTAATTAACAGACATGTTGAAAATGGATTAGTATTTTTAACTCCACATGAAACAGTTAGATTGATAAGAAAAGAACTGGGAACATACATTAATTCTAAAATAATTAATGCAAAAACCCCTACAATGATTCCGGGTTTTGAGGATTCAGTTAACAAACTTTCAATGTTATCAAAAAAATTTGCAACTTTTACAGTAACTACCGGAGAGTATCCACCTTGCATCAAGCATGCAATTGATGTACTTGAAAAGGGTGAAAACCTGCCTCATTCTGGACGATTTATGTTGGCAACTTTCCTTCTCTCAAAGGGTCAAACAGTTCAACAAATAGCACCTTTGTTCAAAAATGCACCTGATTACAACCCTCGTGTCACTCTTTACCAACTTAATCATCTAGCAGGAACTTCTGGAAGTGGAACTCAGTATTCTTGTCCCTCATGTGAGAAACTAAAAACACAAAGTCTCTGTTTTGCAACATCTGAATGCGATAATATTATCAACCCGTTACAATTTGGAAAGAAGAGAAAATAA